The genomic region ggctcgtagaaaaacaggcagtgcccccaaagctgcccaagggtggtctctggtgccctgcacccccggggatagtgagcaatttgattggtctacacaactgtattgtaacatgtataaaccctgctttcctctgtagcgggctaaggatatccttagccgcctttgcggcaagggcacgttgtcggctcacgttcaacttgatgtccaccaggagccccccacgtcagcaaagctgctctccagccagtcggcctccagcatctactgatgcatggggttgttcctccccagtgcaggacttgcgtatgttcaggttcctcaggtggtctcgaaccggatcctttcctacgatgggagggactttgttcccccagtccctgccttgaggttcagggacttgagagatgcgggaacGGTGATTGCcagcgacaacggaggagaaaaatccttgagtgcctcggccttctccatgtcagttggcgctagctctcctgtcttacctatcggaggggggtgggggtggtgtgcgttttctttagtcttccttttctgaccaacgcacctgtagaagcccttcttatgattcttcttcacatcccttgccaaattcagctccagctgtgccttagctttcccgaccccatccctatattcttcccaggatgcgtgtctctgcttccaccgcctacgcatttcctccttgcgcttcagctcgaccagaaggtccttactcagccatgctgggctcctgccttccttgcctgatttcatagaatcgtctaggtcggaagggacctttaagatcatcgagtccaaccattaacctaacgctgccaaaaccaccaccaaaccacgtccctaagcgccgcgtctacccgtcttttaaatacctccagggatggtgattcaaccacttccctgggcagcctggtccaacgttcgataaccctttccgcgaagaaatttttcctaatatccgtcctaaacctcccctggcgcaactcgaggccgtttcctctcgtcctatcgcctgttacttgggagaagagaccaacccccgcctcgctacagcctcctttccggtagttgtagagagcgataaggtctcccctcagcctcctttactccaggctaagccaccccagttccctcagccgctcctcataagccttgtgctccagacccctcaccagctccgttgcccttctccggacacgctccagcacctccgtgtctgtcttgtagtgagaggcccaaaacggaacacagtattcgaggtgcggcctcagcggtgctgagtacagggggacagtcgcttccccagtcctgctcgccacgctattcctgatacaggccaggatgctgttggccgccttggccacctgggcacactgctggctcacattcagacggctgtctaccaatacccccaggctcttttctgccgggcagctttccagccactcttccccaagcctgtagcgttgcacggggttgttgtgacccaagtgcaggacccggcacttggccttgttgaacctcataccatcggcctcggcccatcgatccagcctgtccagatccctctgtagagccatcctaccctcaagcagatcgacgctcccgcccaacttggtgtcggctgcaaacttactgagtgagggtgcactcgatcccctcgtccaggtcgttgagaaagatattaaacagaaccggccccggtactgagccctggggaacaccacttgtgaccggccgccaactggatttaactccattcaccacaactctctgggcccggccctccagccagttctttacccagcaaagagtacgcccgtccaagccacgagcagccagtttctccaggagaacgctgtgggaaacggtgtcaaaggctttactaaagtctaggtagacgaatttctattttcccatttcttacgcgtgggaatcgagagctcttgtgctcgaagaaaaaacgtcctgaaagagctgccagctcccttctgctccttctgcacaggggcttccaactcctcctgtttgttacctgtgctgcgcgcagtggtatagaggcacttcagttgggctgccgaccgtgtcgcctttctggaggatcaagccccaagtcctttgcggcatttctcaggggttcccctgttggttcctaacgcatcagcagcccctggctcttctctgttgctcagaactccatccccttcccccgctgagcctagtttaaagccctccttgtaagtccggccagcttgttggcaaagaccctcttgccccgcttggtcaggcgaatcccatcagctcccaacagacccggcttctcaaaggtacacccgtgatcacagaagccaaaacctcgcgtatggcaccagctacgcagccaggcattcacctgttcaattcgtctcctccttcctggacccctccctctgactgggaggagagaggagaccacgacctgtgctcctgatccttttaacattgctccgagggacataaagtctctttggagggttctaagttgcctcgtcagaccctacgcggaatagtaggagcgcatgataacctgcagggatcaccaggctcggcagcctctcggcgacgccacggatgcgagcccctggtaggcagcagacttctcgagagaaatcgcctggacggcaaacgggtgcgtcggtgcctctcagtaggggatctccaattgctaacaccttacgtgcttttctggtggcactggttctgatgcgggcgggaggttgggtcagctttgcgtggttggcttggccaagttaaccaagctcacacccacctccttatagctgttcctgggtttccaacacgcgcacacaaagagcatccaacaggctccgcacattttcatcccttcgcacgcaggagttccggtgccttgtctctttcattaccaagtgagaacaaagggagactagagccctctgctcacaagagcctcttattgctcagaaagaaggctttttctcttggaatttccccccctcgaagcaactggatccccagcgatttcccgactttcctgtctccaaaacgtcctgtctccaaaaccccagtcactatcgttccttaaagcaccaacccccttcaacacttctacatggaggaatctgccctttaggctttgtgatggattgacctcggccggctgtcaggggcccgcccagccgctctctcactgcccctcctcaacaggacagggggagaaaataggatgaaaaagttccttcaggaaacatccaccggccggacccacaggcagcagggaaatacctgccccggacagcgctttgccctttcttcaataggttttcccaggggcgcccccggcttcgctgagccgctcagctttggcctgcggcaagtccagtgcctagctggctggcaccagctgcgtccagcacagggcagaccctggcctcttctcacacaggctacccccgcaggccgcacctggagcgccgtgtccagttctggtccccacaattcaaaaaagagacgcagaccgactggggaaggtcccaaggagggccgcaaagatgaccaaagggctggagaacctgccctaggaggaaaggctgaaggagttgggtctcttctcccttgcagaagagaaggctcgcgggggagggaacctcatcgcagtctgccagtacttaaagggcggctacaaagaagaggacggaggctttcccacaaaaggtcggacgcagcgttcaagggcaacgaaggatggccctgctttcccatgcccgtctcccttttttaatagctgttaaagaaagatgaagttggctgtctccctgcgacgtagctttggtttgggtctggctgggatggaaggtaactttccccacagcagccctcatagtgctgtgcttcgtagctgtagctggaagggtgttgataacacaccagtgttctggctactgccgagcagtgctcccacagcacggaggctgtctctccagccacccccacccccacagtccagtaagctgggggtgggcaagaggctggcaggggacacagccaggacagctgacccaaatggaccaagagagatattccaccgtgctatggaagcaccacagctgccattcagaccaattgttttctcctaccacgtccctcctcagcagaaaagggattatcaacggggccttatcacgcagcccttgatgaagtgctccaacaggagttggatgcttccaacgcattgcactgtgccgaaagcacccttgtatggcatgcctgtagcgtcgcatacagtattttctaaaggtgttgcagcagcagctgcctacactggctttacgtacatttgcgtaccgcttccaaagagccaagagtctgcttcctacaggacgcaggagactgctaagccgtcccagcgtcacgcttcaaatgactggccaaatcactatctatctatagaacactgttaacagaccgacacagtccacgtacttacactccggggagacgccgttttaacttgcggaactatttccctcagtaagacgcacaagacggaggtgagatccccatgctaaatctttattgtgcaactgctgctcacagcttttattaccttccacagacacgcggcacaaaacattcgacatcaacagtgcctagattgacgggcaacagacgaaatccattcagcggcgattcgtacacgtgcagcagctcttgcggtgcaaaaatctcagccaggcggccagcccaaccgacggccacccagaatacgtagatgtacgtgacagacaggctgcccaccctcgggcccttcatccgcaaccatccggaatccatcggtcaggcccaggtgagcagcacgctgcttgccaacaatcattaaatgcccaagaagctggagaaggaagtacaaaaccataaataagtaaaataaaaagccacacacaagaaggggagagggcagggaggggaggaatgagagcagagaagcacccagagaaaccagttagccaactcctagcaattcaaccactgcgcttcaaattactgtctgtccgcctgcaaccggcatttcccaagcaaagctacaaagaccgattacgcacactgtaggggggggggaaagaaagagggctacgcaattgttttcaagctagacagtaacggactacaaaacagccacagaagctaagtttgtctccgggttaaagccccccgttatctcttcaggcaacatacgcaactcgggtggaaaataagcttcaggctgccttttgcgtgggtttacaaagtctctgaacttgacttttatagccaaaagcgaagcatccagcacctctcgaccagctttgcccttcctcacccccgacctgccaaaaaccccaagccctcttctccgtattagaagaagtactactcctcctcttgctctaaaccgtgacagtaggcatcaccctgcgctccaaaacaacactgcattttgcaccaggagtacgtacccagggatgagcattgctttatatcgctactttcggtcaaaaagctcagctccattacaagccagagagaaaagattatagcgccagaaaacccaaaccagcctaccgtgccctatcaaggggaaaaggggggatgggaaagagtctactaaattaggaactaacgacaggtacagtttagcgtacagaaagcttccacagtacttacacattcaccaggatcttctgcttcgcataacctcataattgcctccttaggcatggctaggaaaagcatcggagcttggggtgaaagatcacggaacgcaaggcgctggaggaagagtaaacagttaaaacgtcattggcttcagagaaaggtaataatagcttaagcaaatcaatatgccccactgaactcctacagaagcagacttccGAAAAGTCAGAAGCAgaccccaaacgcaagccgaaacgttgatttttcttacgcgatattaatgctttctgtacaaaaaaatacaacgtctttacagagccccctccagaagtgggattcagcatgcaaggtgatgggggcaaggaggcgggccagtacttcagactagcgacctccagtacgttttaattcgggtcgatcgtttcctaaggatgacgagtttctggatttacttttttggtaaagaaaaataagaaaagctgtaacaatccagtttgggggcgcagaaccaaagcctagcacagcagagctgcgaaatctctacagtgctattaggaggcacatcaagacctgcgtttctcctacgcagaactaactcattacggtcaccactcagacgttcaccgtttacatacatacgcctggaatccccgaggagactgactgcgtgcgcttaatctaaggtttcaagactgtcgtcctacacgaggtaggaccactcgcatccctcggcagcaaactttgcacgacttgcagtgccaaagggatatcacgcggcaaacgtctgcggctgccaccaagtgccttaccgtcagaggccctcctctacgcacgcacgcacgcgacacggcggggctgggaaccgaggcgagccggccagcaccagcaacccagtacgcgccgcggcagccgggggcgggggggccgcaccgaagaagcgcgatgttatagggatcgcgcagtagagagcgccacaacccagagaggccccgtccctccaccgcccgcccgcagcaaggccgccacccgccctgccgcgctcccgggcaccgcgcaacgggtcctcggctcagggtgcctgcgagcgcggggggagggggggacggggggaaggaggaggaaccgcgctcagagcaaagccgcggctacctcctcgtcctcgtaggcgacgttggcggggaagcgccttgccgatgatcttcccgaaaacactgcgggtggcggcggcaccaggccgggcggcccgcgccccaataagctcgtcggccacgacaacgccccttgtcgcccccgcgcttcctccactcggccaggccctccgcggcgcccattgggccgccagatggccgccggccgatcccgcgtctcgattggctgtctcgtctgtcgttttcgcttgtccccggccccccggcgggtccgccctcgtcgacctggtgcttagcggggctcagggagtttgcgtgccctcggggcgcggagggatccgacctgggggcggagggagaagacgttgggccagtccgcggagggatccgtgccgtgtagtgctgcgaccctgtgggcgggcgacgagggctcagaagaggctgttgtagctacaagtactattgactgttatttattaccgcgtcaactccaccccaaacgtgcttgtggctttttggtgctgctccctccagtcaaaggactgcttttgccagggcagggcaggccttaacttttcagaacactccccagaaccgacagaagttgctctcaattgttccctgcaagccccgcttggattgcagacgtttctaagctgcgcgcctcctgggagaaaatacaatacaaagcgtgtcttcagcactggtggctcgagggctgtgggtgtgggtgtggggggggggcgcagatcgagataggatttgcgctaagctgggtaggaggctcgtagaaaaacaggcagtgcccccaaagctgcccaagggtggtctctggtgccctgcacccccggggatagtgagcaatttgattggtctacacaactgtattgtaacatgtataaaccctgctttcctctgtagcgggctaaggatatccttagccgcctttgcggcaagggcacgttgtcggctcacgttcaacttgatgtccaccaggagccccccacgtcagcaaagctgctctccagccagtcggcctccagcatctactggtgcatggggttgttcctccccagtgcaggacttgcgtatgttcaggttcctcaggtggtctcgaaccggatcctttcctacgatgggagggactttgttcccccagtccctgccttgaggttcagggacttgagagatgcgggaacGGTGATTGCcagcgacaacggaggagaaaaatccttgagtgcctcggccttctccatgtcagttggcgctagctctcctgtcttacctatcggaggggggtgggggtggtgtgcgttttctttagtcttccttttctgaccaacgcacctgtagaagcccttcttatgattcttcttcacatcccttgccaaattcagctccagctgtgccttagctttcccgaccccatccctatattcttcccaggatgcgtgtctctgcttccaccgcctacgcatttcctccttgcgcttcagctcgaccagaaggtccttactcagccatgctgggctcctgccttccttgcctgatttcatagaatcgtctaggtcggaagggacctttaagatcatcgagtccaaccattaacctaacgctgccaaaaccaccaccaaaccacgtccctaagcgccgcgtctacccgtcttttaaatacctccagggatggtgattcaaccacttccctgggcagcctggtccaacgttcgataaccctttccgcgaagaaatttttcctaatatccgtcctaaacctcccctggcgcaactcgaggccgtttcctctcgtcctatcgcctgttacttgggagaagagaccaacccccgcctcgctacagcctcctttccggtagttgtagagagcgataaggtctcccctcagcctcctttactccaggctaagccaccccagttccctcagccgctcctcataagccttgtgctccagacccctcaccagctccgttgcccttctccggacacgctccagcacctccgtgtctgtcttgtagtgagaggcccaaaacggaacacagtattcgaggtgcggcctcagcggtgctgagtacagggggacagtcgcttccccagtcctgctcgccacgctattcctgatacaggccaggatgctgttggccgccttggccacctgggcacactgctggctcacattcagacggctgtctaccaatacccccaggctcttttctgccgggcagctttccagccactcttccccaagcctgtagcgttgcacggggttgttgtgacccaagtgcaggacccggcacttggccttgttgaacctcataccatcggcctcggcccatcgatccagcctgtccagatccctctgtagagccatcctaccctcaagcagatcgacgctcccgcccaacttggtgtcggctgcaaacttactgagtgagggtgcactcgatcccctcgtccaggtcgttgagaaagatattaaacagaaccggccccggtactgagccctggggaacaccacttgtgaccggccgccaactggatttaactccattcaccacaactctctgggcccggccctccagccagttctttacccagcaaagagtacgcccgtccaagccacgagcagccagtttctccaggagaacgctgtgggaaacggtgtcaaaggctttactaaagtctaggtagacgaatttctattttcccatttcttacgcgtgggaatcgagagctcttgtgctcgaagaaaaaacgtcctgaaagagctgccagctcccttctgctccttctgcacaggggcttccaactcctcctgtttgttacctgtgctgcgcgcagtggtatagaggcacttcagttgggctgccgaccgtgtcgcctttctggaggatcaagccccaagtcctttgcggcatttctcaggggttcccctgttggttcctaacgcatcagcagcccctggctcttctctgttgctcagaactccatccccttcccccgctgagcctagtttaaagccctccttgtaagtccggccagcttgttggcaaagaccctcttgccccgcttggtcaggcgaatcccatcagctcccaacagacccggcttctcaaaggtacacccgtgatcacagaagccaaaacctcgcgtatggcaccagctacgcagccaggcattcacctgttcaattcgtctcctccttcctggacccctccctctgactgggaggagagaggagaccaccacctgtgctcctgatccttttaacattgctccgagggacataaagtctctttggagggttctaagttgcctcgtcagaccctacgcggaatagtaggagcgcatgataatctgcagggatcaccaggctcggcagcctctcggcgacgccacggatgcgagcccctggtaggcagcagacttctcgagagaaatcgcctggacggcaaacgggtgcgtcggtgcctctcagtaggggatctccaattgctaacaccttacgtgcttttctggtggcactggttctgatgcgggcggg from Larus michahellis chromosome W, bLarMic1.1, whole genome shotgun sequence harbors:
- the LOC141735541 gene encoding adenosine 5'-monophosphoramidase HINT1-like gives rise to the protein MLFLAMPKEAIMRLCEAEDPGECLLGHLMIVGKQRAAHLGLTDGFRMVADEGPEGGQPVCHVHLRILGGRRLGWPPG